Proteins found in one Brachypodium distachyon strain Bd21 chromosome 5, Brachypodium_distachyon_v3.0, whole genome shotgun sequence genomic segment:
- the LOC100842296 gene encoding G-type lectin S-receptor-like serine/threonine-protein kinase At1g11330 isoform X1: MDITPLPVFFLLSLICFCKSDDRITPAKPLSPGDKLISQGGIFALGFFSLTNSTADLYIGIWYNKIPELTYVWVANRDNPITSTSPGNLVLTDNSDLVLSDSKGRSLWTAMNNITSGTVGTAAILLDSGNLVVRLPNGTDIWQSFQHPTDTILPNMPLPLSKIDDLYTRLIAWRGPNDPATSDYSMGGDSSSDLQVVIWNGTRPYWRRAAWDGALVTALYQSSTGFIMTQTIVDRGGEFYMTFTVSDGSPSMRMMLDYTGMFKFLAWNNNSLSWEVFIERPSPRCERYAFCGPFGYCDATETVPICNCLSGFEPDGVNFSRGCMRKEDLKCGNGDSFLTLRGMKTPDKFLYVRNRSFDQCAAECSRNCLCTAYAYANLKNGSTTVEQSRCLIWTGELVDTAKFHDGSGENLYLRLPSSTVDKESNVLKIVLPVMVSLLILLCVCLAWICKSRGKWRIKEIQNKHTRQHSKDSKSSELENADIELPPICFKDIVTATDNFSDYNLLGKGGFGKVYKGLLGDGKEVAVKRLSKGSGQGANEFRNEVVLIAKLQHRNLVRLIGYCTHEDEKLLVYEYLPNKSLDAFLFDATRNFVLDWPTRFKVIKGIARGLLYLHQDSRLTIIHRDLKPSNILLDAQMNPKISDFGMARIFGGNEQQANTIRVVGTYGYMSPEYAMEGSFSVKSDTYSFGVLLLEIVSGLKISSSHLIMDFPSLIAYAWSLWKDGNARELVDSSILENCPLHGVLRCIHIGLLCVQDHPNARPLMSSTVFMLENETAQLPTPKEPVYFRQRNYETEDQRDNLGISVNNMTITIPEGR; this comes from the exons ATGGATATCACTCCCCTCcctgtttttttccttctttcatTGATTTGCTTCTGCAAATCCGATGATCGCATAACTCCTGCAAAGCCACTCTCTCCTGGCGACAAGCTCATCTCTCAAGGTGGCATCTTTGCTCTTGGCTTCTTCTCCCTGACAAACTCAACTGCAGACTTATACATTGGCATATGGTACAACAAAATCCCTGAGCTAACATATGTGTGGGTTGCTAACCGCGACAATCCGATCACCAGCACTTCTCCTGGGAACTTGGTTCTGACCGACAACTCCGACCTTGTCCTGTCCGACTCCAAAGGCCGCAGTCTTTGGACAGCCATGAACAACATCACATCCGGAACCGTCGGGACGGCTGCTATACTGCTTGACTCCGGAAACTTGGTTGTCCGTTTGCCGAACGGCACGGACATATGGCAGAGCTTCCAGCATCCAACCGACACTATCCTCCCCAACATGCCTTTACCATTAAGCAAAATTGATGATCTCTACACGCGACTGATTGCTTGGAGGGGCCCCAATGACCCAGCCACCAGTGACTACTCCATGGGTGGTGACTCTAGCTCAGACCTCCAGGTTGTCATCTGGAATGGGACGAGGCCCTATTGGCGCAGAGCTGCGTGGGATGGTGCATTGGTCACTGCCCTGTATCAAAGCAGCACTGGCTTCATCATGACCCAGACAATTGTTGACAGAGGGGGTGAGTTCTACATGACATTCACCGTCTCAGACGGCTCGCCAAGCATGCGCATGATGCTGGACTACACAGGCATGTTTAAATTTCTTGCATGGAACAACAACTCATTATCATGGGAGGTTTTCATAGAGAGGCCCAGCCCTAGATGTGAGCGCTACGCCTTTTGTGGACCATTTGGCTACTGTGATGCTACTGAAACCGTTCCGATATGCAACTGCCTAAGTGGGTTTGAGCCTGATGGTGTTAACTTCTCAAGAGGATGTATGAGAAAGGAGGATCTGAAATGCGGTAATGGAGATAGTTTCTTGACCTTGAGGGGCATGAAGACACCCGACAAGTTCTTGTACGTTAGGAACAGAAGCTTTGACCAATGTGCAGCAGAGTGCAGCCGCAATTGTTTATGCACAGCATATGCTTATGCTAACCTGAAAAATGGCAGCACTACTGTGGAACAGTCAAGGTGCTTGATCTGGACGGGAGAGCTTGTTGACACTGCGAAGTTTCATGATGGTAGTGGTGAGAACCTGTACCTACGTCTTCCCAGTTCAACAG TTGACAAGGAGAGTAATGTACTGAAGATTGTCCTTCCGGTAATGGTTAGTTTGCTAATACTCTTATGCGTATGCCTTGCGTGGATATGCAAATCAAGAG GTAAATGGCGAATCAAGGAAATTCAGAACAAACATACACGACAACACTCGAAAGATTCCAAGTCCAGCGAACTTGAGAATGCAGATATAGAACTTCCACCTATTTGCTTTAAAGACATTGTTACTGCAACAGACAATTTCTCAGACTATAACTTGCTTGGAAAAGGTGGTTTTGGAAAAGTTTACAAG GGACTGCTTGGAGATGGCAAGGAAGTTGCTGTCAAAAGACTCAGTAAGGGTTCCGGGCAAGGGGCCAATGAGTTCCGAAATGAAGTGGTTCTGATTGCGAAATTGCAGCATAGAAACCTAGTTAGGCTTATTGGTTACTGCACTCATGAAGATGAGAAGTTATTAGTCTATGAATACTTACCTAACAAAAGCTTGGATGCCTTCCTTTTTG ATGCTACAAGAAATTTTGTGCTTGATTGGCCGACCCGTTTCAAGGTAATTAAAGGGATAGCAAGAGGACTTCTTTATCTCCACCAAGATTCAAGATTAACAATAATTCATAGAGATCTCAAACCAAGCAACATCCTGTTAGATGCACAAATGAACCCTAAAATATCAGATTTCGGTATGGCAAGGATCTTTGGAGGAAATGAGCAACAAGCGAACACTATCCGGGTTGTTGGGACATA CGGTTACATGTCTCCTGAATATGCAATGGAAGGTTCCTTTTCTGTCAAATCTGACACCTATAGCTTTGGTGTTCTACTGTTAGAGATTGTAAGTGGGTTAAAGATCAGTTCATCCCATCTCATAATGGACTTTCCAAGCCTTATAGCTTAT GCATGGAGCTTATGGAAAGATGGAAATGCAAGAGAACTGGTGGACTCATCCATTCTGGAGAACTGTCCACTCCACGGAGTTCTAagatgcattcatataggTCTCTTGTGTGTTCAAGACCATCCAAATGCCAGGCCACTCATGTCATCCACTGTGTTCATGTTAGAAAATGAAACTGCCCAGCTTCCTACTCCGAAGGAGCCTGTATATTTTAGGCAACGGAATTATGAAACTGAAGACCAAAGAGATAACCTGGGAATATCTGTGAATAACATGACCATCACAATACCAGAGGGGCGTTAA
- the LOC100842296 gene encoding G-type lectin S-receptor-like serine/threonine-protein kinase B120 isoform X2, which yields MDITPLPVFFLLSLICFCKSDDRITPAKPLSPGDKLISQGGIFALGFFSLTNSTADLYIGIWYNKIPELTYVWVANRDNPITSTSPGNLVLTDNSDLVLSDSKGRSLWTAMNNITSGTVGTAAILLDSGNLVVRLPNGTDIWQSFQHPTDTILPNMPLPLSKIDDLYTRLIAWRGPNDPATSDYSMGGDSSSDLQVVIWNGTRPYWRRAAWDGALVTALYQSSTGFIMTQTIVDRGGEFYMTFTVSDGSPSMRMMLDYTGMFKFLAWNNNSLSWEVFIERPSPRCERYAFCGPFGYCDATETVPICNCLSGFEPDGVNFSRGCMRKEDLKCGNGDSFLTLRGMKTPDKFLYVRNRSFDQCAAECSRNCLCTAYAYANLKNGSTTVEQSRCLIWTGELVDTAKFHDGSGENLYLRLPSSTVDKESNVLKIVLPVMVSLLILLCVCLAWICKSRGKWRIKEIQNKHTRQHSKDSKSSELENADIELPPICFKDIVTATDNFSDYNLLGKGGFGKVYKGLLGDGKEVAVKRLSKGSGQGANEFRNEVVLIAKLQHRNLVRLIGYCTHEDEKLLVYEYLPNKSLDAFLFDATRNFVLDWPTRFKVIKGIARGLLYLHQDSRLTIIHRDLKPSNILLDAQMNPKISDFGMARIFGGNEQQANTIRVVGT from the exons ATGGATATCACTCCCCTCcctgtttttttccttctttcatTGATTTGCTTCTGCAAATCCGATGATCGCATAACTCCTGCAAAGCCACTCTCTCCTGGCGACAAGCTCATCTCTCAAGGTGGCATCTTTGCTCTTGGCTTCTTCTCCCTGACAAACTCAACTGCAGACTTATACATTGGCATATGGTACAACAAAATCCCTGAGCTAACATATGTGTGGGTTGCTAACCGCGACAATCCGATCACCAGCACTTCTCCTGGGAACTTGGTTCTGACCGACAACTCCGACCTTGTCCTGTCCGACTCCAAAGGCCGCAGTCTTTGGACAGCCATGAACAACATCACATCCGGAACCGTCGGGACGGCTGCTATACTGCTTGACTCCGGAAACTTGGTTGTCCGTTTGCCGAACGGCACGGACATATGGCAGAGCTTCCAGCATCCAACCGACACTATCCTCCCCAACATGCCTTTACCATTAAGCAAAATTGATGATCTCTACACGCGACTGATTGCTTGGAGGGGCCCCAATGACCCAGCCACCAGTGACTACTCCATGGGTGGTGACTCTAGCTCAGACCTCCAGGTTGTCATCTGGAATGGGACGAGGCCCTATTGGCGCAGAGCTGCGTGGGATGGTGCATTGGTCACTGCCCTGTATCAAAGCAGCACTGGCTTCATCATGACCCAGACAATTGTTGACAGAGGGGGTGAGTTCTACATGACATTCACCGTCTCAGACGGCTCGCCAAGCATGCGCATGATGCTGGACTACACAGGCATGTTTAAATTTCTTGCATGGAACAACAACTCATTATCATGGGAGGTTTTCATAGAGAGGCCCAGCCCTAGATGTGAGCGCTACGCCTTTTGTGGACCATTTGGCTACTGTGATGCTACTGAAACCGTTCCGATATGCAACTGCCTAAGTGGGTTTGAGCCTGATGGTGTTAACTTCTCAAGAGGATGTATGAGAAAGGAGGATCTGAAATGCGGTAATGGAGATAGTTTCTTGACCTTGAGGGGCATGAAGACACCCGACAAGTTCTTGTACGTTAGGAACAGAAGCTTTGACCAATGTGCAGCAGAGTGCAGCCGCAATTGTTTATGCACAGCATATGCTTATGCTAACCTGAAAAATGGCAGCACTACTGTGGAACAGTCAAGGTGCTTGATCTGGACGGGAGAGCTTGTTGACACTGCGAAGTTTCATGATGGTAGTGGTGAGAACCTGTACCTACGTCTTCCCAGTTCAACAG TTGACAAGGAGAGTAATGTACTGAAGATTGTCCTTCCGGTAATGGTTAGTTTGCTAATACTCTTATGCGTATGCCTTGCGTGGATATGCAAATCAAGAG GTAAATGGCGAATCAAGGAAATTCAGAACAAACATACACGACAACACTCGAAAGATTCCAAGTCCAGCGAACTTGAGAATGCAGATATAGAACTTCCACCTATTTGCTTTAAAGACATTGTTACTGCAACAGACAATTTCTCAGACTATAACTTGCTTGGAAAAGGTGGTTTTGGAAAAGTTTACAAG GGACTGCTTGGAGATGGCAAGGAAGTTGCTGTCAAAAGACTCAGTAAGGGTTCCGGGCAAGGGGCCAATGAGTTCCGAAATGAAGTGGTTCTGATTGCGAAATTGCAGCATAGAAACCTAGTTAGGCTTATTGGTTACTGCACTCATGAAGATGAGAAGTTATTAGTCTATGAATACTTACCTAACAAAAGCTTGGATGCCTTCCTTTTTG ATGCTACAAGAAATTTTGTGCTTGATTGGCCGACCCGTTTCAAGGTAATTAAAGGGATAGCAAGAGGACTTCTTTATCTCCACCAAGATTCAAGATTAACAATAATTCATAGAGATCTCAAACCAAGCAACATCCTGTTAGATGCACAAATGAACCCTAAAATATCAGATTTCGGTATGGCAAGGATCTTTGGAGGAAATGAGCAACAAGCGAACACTATCCGGGTTGTTGGGACATAG
- the LOC100837344 gene encoding uncharacterized protein LOC100837344: MAAKSTSSSSCFSFLREALLLPTRNPKLFTPVLLFLFVASMVAPLTNVLCIQPLAADLGHLAAETKNTDPTSAEYARILEETQRDATKILAAAAALLLVALPLAFAKQILAFSAASTTHSGGRYSLAELLRALTTKGSGALNLKGPCITIAVVTVLEVSSMALLGALLYAMIGGRGSSKSGVIFVVLGLLFVLAVIAFLYLNVVAMVGVAASVVDGEGCRGLRALRRAWGLMTRVKWKKGFVLLLPAYLLPTLVAPLYAFGMMYAKTSMAIGLCLLSVYALLSSACELFAIAAATVYYYQAMEGREGTTACDHDAKIPTGETNV, from the coding sequence ATGGCAGCCAAAAgcacttcctcctcctcatgcTTTTCCTTCCTCAGGGAAGCCCTGCTCCTCCCCACGCGAAACCCGAAGCTCTTCACCCCCGtgctcctctttcttttcGTCGCCTCCATGGTCGCCCCCTTGACCAACGTCCTCTGCATCcagccgctcgccgccgactTGGGCCACCTCGCCGCGGAGACGAAGAACACGGACCCTACCAGCGCCGAGTACGCCAGGATCCTCGAGGAGACACAGCGGGACGCAACGAagatcctcgccgccgcggccgcgctccTGCTCGTCGCGCTGCCACTCGCCTTCGCCAAGCAGATCCTCGCCTTCTCCGCGGCCTCCACGACCCACTCCGGCGGCCGCTACTCGCTGGCCGAGCTCCTCCGCGCGCTGACCACCAAGGGGAGCGGCGCTCTCAACCTGAAGGGCCCTTGCATCACCATCGCCGTCGTCACCGTGCTCGAGGTCTCGTCCATGGCGCTCCTGGGCGCGCTGCTCTACGCCATGATCGGGGGCCGCGGCTCCTCCAAATCCGGAGTGATCTTCGTGGTACTGGGTCTCCtcttcgtcctcgccgtcaTCGCCTTCCTCTACCTCAATGTCGTCGCGATGGTGGGCGTCGCAGCGTCGGTGGTCGATGGCGAGGGTTGCCGGGGCTTGCGCGCGCTCCGGCGGGCGTGGGGGCTCATGACGCGGGTGAAGTGGAAGAAAGGgttcgtgctgctgctgccggcgtacCTCCTGCCGACTCTTGTGGCTCCGTTGTATGCGTTTGGCATGATGTATGCGAAGACGAGCATGGCGATCGGGCTGTGCCTGCTGTCCGTGTATGCTCTGCTCTCCTCTGCGTGCGAACTCTTCGCCATTGCGGCAGCCACGGTGTACTATTACCAAGCCATGGAGGGCAGGGAGGGGACGACTGCTTGTGATCATGATGCCAAGATTCCTACAGGGGAAACAAATGTCTGA
- the LOC100837954 gene encoding uncharacterized protein LOC100837954, translated as MAAKRASSSCFTFLKEALLLPTRNPKLFIPVFLILFVTSLVTALINVLCIQPLTADIGRLAVEMKNTDPSSAEYARIFEELRRDTMEVVAASAVLLLVALPVAFAKQIIAFFAASTTFSGDRYSLAELLRALATKGGALSIKGPSITIAVATLLEISGMAVLAALFSATMMIGRNSSRSGVISAIHGLLFVLAFIAFLYLNVVALVGVAASVADGGGDCRGVRALRRAWRLMTTVRRKEGFVLVLAACLLPTTASPLNGLAMVYVKKNMAMGLCLLSVYVLLSCAFQLFSMAAATVYYYRAMESKEETLAAGDYVKIPSGETNV; from the coding sequence ATGGCAGCCAAAAGAGCTTCCTCCTCATGCTTCACCTTCCTCAAGGAAGCGCTGCTCCTCCCAACGCGAAACCCGAAGCTCTTCATCCCCGTGTTCCTCATCctcttcgtcacctccttggTCACCGCCTTGATCAACGTCCTCTGCATCCAGCCGCTCACCGCCGACATAGGCCGCCTGGCCGTCGAGATGAAGAACACCGACCCTTCCAGCGCCGAGTACGCCCGGATCTTCGAGGAGTTACGGCGGGACACCATGgaggtcgtcgccgccagcgccGTGCTCCTGCTCGTCGCGCTGCCGGTCGCCTTCGCCAAGCAGATCATCGCCTTCTTCGCGGCCTCCACGAccttctccggcgaccgcTACTCGCTGGCCGAGCTCCTCCGCGCGCTGGCCACCAAGGGGGGCGCTCTGAGCATCAAGGGCCCTTCCATCACCATCGCCGTCGCCACCCTGCTCGAGATCTCGGGCATGGCGGTCCTGGCCGCGCTATTCTCCGCCACGATGATGATCGGCCGCAATTCCTCCAGATCCGGGGTGATCTCCGCGATCCATGgcctcctcttcgtcctcgCCTTCATCGCCTTCCTCTACCTCAACGTGGTCGCGCTGGTGGGCGTCGCGGCGTCGgtggccgacggcggcggggattGCCGCGGCGTGCGCGCGCTCCGGCGGGCGTGGCGGCTCATGACGACCgtgaggaggaaggaagggtTTGTGCTCGTGCTGGCGGCGTGCCTCCTGCCGACTACTGCGAGTCCGCTGAACGGGCTTGCTATGGTGTATGTGAAGAAGAACATGGCGATGGGGCTGTGCCTGCTGTCCGTGTATGTTCTGCTCTCTTGTGCGTTCCAGCTCTTCTCCATGGCGGCAGCCACGGTGTACTACTACCGCGCCATGGAGAGCAAGGAGGAGACGCTTGCAGCTGGTGATTATGTCAAGATTCCTTCGGGGGAAACAAATGTCTGA
- the LOC112269395 gene encoding uncharacterized protein LOC112269395, whose protein sequence is MEMILQWLELPPELLGSIFSRLPTADDCACARTVCRSWRSAMRHHTSPARQLPPWVVLQDGSFMTSPQGSSHYRSHTFPDDARCVGSTDGWLALDCVDGEKRHSYLLHNPFSNTTVPLPELEAIIGVVPESFMIRKVLMRSPPDDIVVLMPNNRNHLIILVRPGKGVWLPKPHTAPFTYIVDVAFLGDILYGITEAEDLFSFDITFYGDGIPVVASIHHVIIKGSAADDNTYEWSNDDKDENDNNEIESSDKDKDDSDSDDVEGHYEDEDARDSEDAEINDGEEVDMDQIFDGIVYGEDEINTIWYFVESRGKLLMVRRQMQCPPYHHNYTRKVEVFQADVISGMWMPVLDGLDGQAIFISKPFCKSIAACKEIDEDTIHFIDTRDTFNMRSQIISVPQDDQDYYMIVWRFSDLEGPTWIFLPELVV, encoded by the coding sequence ATGGAGATGATTCTGCAATGGTTGGAACTGCCGCCGGAGCTCTTGGGCTCCATATTCAGCCGCCTTCCAACCGCTGACGATTGTGCCTGCGCTCGCACAGTCTGCCGGTCATGGCGCTCGGCTATGCGCCACCACACTTCCCCGGCGCGACAGCTACCGCCGTGGGTAGTCCTGCAGGACGGGAGCTTCATGACTTCACCGCAAGGTTCCTCGCACTATCGTTCCCACACCTTCCCCGACGATGCGAGGTGTGTTGGCTCCACCGACGGCTGGCTCGCCCTCGACTGCGTGGACGGTGAGAAAAGGCATAGCTACTTGTTGCACAATCCTTTCTCTAACACCACCGTGCCACTCCCTGAGTTGGAAGCTATCATCGGCGTTGTTCCGGAGTCTTTCATGATACGCAAGGTGCTCATGCGGTCGCCCCCTGACGACATTGTCGTCCTCATGCCCAACAACAGGAATCACCTGATCATCTTGGTTCGCCCCGGGAAGGGTGTGTGGCTACCCAAACCGCACACAGCTCCCTTCACCTACATTGTTGATGTTGCCTTCCTCGGAGATATACTCTATGGGATCACTGAGGCGGAGGACCTCTTCTCCTTCGATATCACCTTTTATGGTGATGGCATACCTGTGGTTGCTAGTATTCATCATGTCATCATCAAGGGCTCGGCGGCTGACGATAATACCTATGAGTGGAGCAATGACGACAAGGATGAGAATGACAATAATGAGATCGAGAGCAGTGACAAGGACAAGGATGATAGCGACAGTGATGACGTTGAGGGCCACTACGAGGACGAGGATGCGAGAGACAGTGAGGACGCCGAGATCAATGACGGTGAGGAGGTGGACATGGACCAAATTTTTGATGGCATCGTCTATGGAGAAGATGAAATCAACACCATCTGGTACTTCGTCGAATCGCGTGGAAAGTTGCTCATGGTGAGACGACAGATGCAATGCCCTCCCTACCATCACAACTACACCCGAAAGGTGGAGGTTTTCCAGGCAGACGTCATCTCAGGTATGTGGATGCCGGTGTTAGACGGGCTAGACGGTCAGGCAATTTTCATCAGCAAACCCTTCTGCAAATCCATTGCGGCATGCAAAGAGATAGATGAGGATACTATCCACTTTATCGACACCCGCGATACATTCAACATGAGATCCCAGATCATTAGTGTGCCGCAAGACGACCAAGATTACTATATGATAGTGTGGCGCTTCTCTGACTTGGAGGGGCCAACATGGATATTTCTGCCGGAACTAGTGGTTTGA